Proteins encoded within one genomic window of Nitrospina gracilis 3/211:
- the cysD gene encoding sulfate adenylyltransferase subunit CysD, which yields MDHLTDLEDQSIYILREAYKNFKNLAMLWSIGKDSTVMLWLARKAFFGHCPIPLVHIDTSYKIPAMIEYRDHYAKKWGLNLIVGQNKKALDEGMNHEMGRLVCCEALKTQGLQQTMEEYNFTGLILGIRRDEEGTRAKERYFSPRDKNFEWNFKDQPPELWDQFKTTFAEGTHIRIHPLLHWTELNVWEYIERENIPIIDLYFANEQGERYRSLGCAPCTGSIKSKARNVKEIIDELKNTTVSERSGRAQDQENAYAMQKLRAKGYM from the coding sequence ATGGATCATTTGACCGATCTCGAAGATCAGAGCATTTACATTCTTCGTGAAGCTTATAAAAATTTCAAAAACCTGGCCATGTTGTGGTCGATCGGCAAGGACTCGACTGTCATGCTTTGGCTGGCCCGCAAGGCGTTCTTCGGCCACTGCCCGATCCCGCTGGTGCACATCGACACCTCGTACAAGATTCCGGCGATGATCGAGTACCGCGACCACTACGCCAAGAAGTGGGGACTGAACCTCATTGTCGGCCAGAACAAGAAGGCCCTCGACGAGGGCATGAACCACGAAATGGGGCGCCTGGTGTGCTGTGAAGCGCTCAAGACCCAGGGCCTGCAACAAACGATGGAAGAGTACAATTTCACCGGACTCATCCTCGGTATCCGCCGCGACGAAGAAGGCACCCGCGCCAAGGAGCGCTACTTCTCGCCGCGCGATAAAAACTTTGAATGGAACTTCAAGGATCAGCCGCCGGAGTTGTGGGATCAGTTCAAGACCACCTTCGCCGAAGGCACTCACATCCGCATCCATCCTCTTCTGCACTGGACGGAGTTGAACGTCTGGGAATACATCGAGCGGGAGAACATCCCCATCATCGACCTGTATTTCGCCAACGAGCAGGGAGAACGTTACCGATCCCTCGGTTGCGCCCCCTGCACCGGCTCCATCAAGTCCAAGGCGCGGAATGTGAAAGAGATCATTGATGAATTGAAAAACACCACCGTCTCCGAACGCTCCGGGCGCGCGCAGGACCAGGAAAACGCGTACGCCATGCAGAAGCTTCGGGCTAAAGGTTACATGTAA
- a CDS encoding GTP-binding protein, translating into MGDNGFKTPQDGRLMKLVIVGHVDHGKSTLVGRLLADTDSLPTGKLDFVKNICDQQGKSFEFAFLLDALEEEQEQGITIDTSQIFFKTEKRWYVIIDAPGHKEFLKNMVTGAANAEAALLLIDAHEGVQEQSRRHGYILRLLGMTQVAVVINKMDLVKYDPEVYFRIKSEYTQFLESIGIEVREFIPISAKEGENVAKRSEHMPWYTGPTILERLDQFQEKVSTVEKPFRMPIQDVYKFDQRRIIAGRVESGTAKVGDRVLFSPSNKSTVIKSIETWNADTPAAVEAPHSVGITLAEQLFLERGEIISLEKNAPVVTTTFDANVFWMGQRHLKRGETYKLKLTTQNVDCEVVEFKKAIDASTLETLPDQDFIAKNDVAEVTLRTKRPVAFDLFTEIAETGRFVLVDEYDVCGGGIITHFTPLEEVDRLRNEARYRDSHWVKGNVTSEMRAYRNGHLPAMILFTGKSGTGKAALAGKLEEVLFHQNFQSYLLDGRNIQVGVGADMDAETYFSDGEAVRRFGEVAKLFLDAGHVVISTSNVFNQEDHSNINLLIEPSPLVEVRITDDQYPKGMPEIVLSLNDAKDADTAVTRIVDYLKEKKILTGHNYSI; encoded by the coding sequence ATGGGAGACAACGGATTCAAGACCCCGCAGGATGGCCGCTTGATGAAGCTGGTCATCGTGGGACACGTGGATCACGGCAAATCCACGCTCGTGGGGCGTCTGCTTGCCGATACCGACAGCCTGCCCACCGGCAAGCTGGATTTTGTTAAGAACATCTGCGACCAGCAGGGCAAGTCGTTCGAGTTCGCCTTCCTGCTCGATGCACTGGAAGAAGAGCAGGAACAGGGCATCACCATCGACACGTCGCAGATTTTCTTCAAGACCGAGAAGCGCTGGTACGTCATCATCGACGCTCCCGGCCACAAGGAATTCCTCAAGAACATGGTCACCGGCGCCGCCAACGCGGAGGCCGCCCTGCTTTTGATCGACGCCCACGAAGGCGTGCAGGAGCAGTCGCGCCGGCACGGCTACATCCTGCGCCTGTTGGGCATGACGCAGGTGGCGGTGGTCATCAACAAGATGGACCTGGTGAAATACGACCCGGAAGTGTACTTTCGGATCAAAAGCGAGTACACGCAGTTTCTGGAATCGATCGGCATCGAGGTGCGCGAGTTCATTCCCATTTCCGCGAAGGAAGGTGAGAACGTCGCCAAGCGTTCCGAACACATGCCGTGGTACACCGGGCCGACCATCCTCGAACGCCTCGACCAGTTCCAGGAAAAAGTCAGTACCGTGGAAAAACCGTTCCGCATGCCCATCCAGGACGTGTACAAGTTCGACCAGCGCCGCATCATCGCGGGGCGGGTGGAATCGGGCACGGCGAAGGTCGGCGACCGCGTCCTCTTCTCGCCGTCCAACAAGAGCACGGTGATCAAGAGCATCGAAACGTGGAACGCGGACACTCCGGCTGCGGTGGAAGCGCCGCACTCGGTGGGCATCACGCTGGCCGAGCAGTTGTTCCTGGAGCGAGGCGAGATCATCAGCCTCGAGAAGAACGCTCCGGTGGTCACGACCACCTTCGACGCCAACGTGTTCTGGATGGGGCAACGCCACCTGAAGCGGGGCGAAACCTACAAGCTGAAACTCACCACGCAGAACGTGGACTGCGAAGTCGTCGAGTTCAAGAAAGCCATCGACGCCTCGACCCTGGAAACCCTTCCGGACCAGGATTTCATCGCCAAGAACGACGTGGCAGAAGTGACGCTCCGCACGAAGCGGCCCGTCGCCTTCGACCTGTTCACTGAAATCGCCGAGACCGGCCGCTTCGTGCTGGTGGACGAGTACGACGTGTGCGGCGGCGGCATCATCACCCACTTCACCCCGCTCGAGGAGGTCGACCGCCTGCGCAACGAGGCGCGCTACCGCGACTCGCACTGGGTGAAGGGCAACGTCACCTCTGAAATGCGCGCCTACCGCAACGGACACCTGCCCGCCATGATCCTGTTCACCGGCAAGTCGGGCACCGGCAAGGCGGCGCTGGCAGGCAAGCTGGAGGAAGTGCTGTTCCACCAGAATTTCCAGAGCTACCTGCTGGACGGACGCAACATCCAGGTGGGTGTTGGCGCCGATATGGACGCGGAAACGTATTTTTCGGACGGCGAAGCGGTTCGCCGCTTCGGCGAGGTGGCCAAGCTGTTCCTCGACGCGGGGCATGTGGTCATTTCCACCTCCAACGTGTTCAACCAGGAGGACCACTCGAACATCAATCTGCTGATCGAGCCGAGTCCGCTGGTGGAAGTGCGCATCACCGATGACCAGTACCCGAAAGGCATGCCGGAAATCGTGCTCAGCCTGAATGACGCCAAGGACGCAGACACGGCGGTCACCCGCATCGTCGATTACCTGAAGGAAAAGAAAATCCTGACCGGCCACAACTACTCAATCTAA
- a CDS encoding 2Fe-2S iron-sulfur cluster-binding protein, with translation MPKITVHDTETGEQKVFKVGYGGNLRKAAQHHDISLYRGLHEYTNCHGMGSCGTCLVEIEPMEHVNDHGLIEKLHKINGNRKLACRTKVYGDISIKTKLVE, from the coding sequence ATGCCCAAGATCACCGTTCACGACACCGAAACCGGTGAACAGAAAGTCTTCAAAGTCGGCTACGGCGGCAACCTGAGAAAAGCCGCCCAGCACCACGACATCAGCCTCTACCGGGGCCTCCACGAATACACCAACTGCCATGGCATGGGGTCCTGCGGTACCTGCCTCGTGGAGATCGAGCCCATGGAACACGTGAACGATCACGGTCTCATCGAGAAACTCCACAAGATCAACGGCAACCGCAAGCTGGCCTGCCGCACCAAGGTGTACGGAGACATCTCCATCAAGACCAAGCTGGTGGAATGA
- a CDS encoding SDR family NAD(P)-dependent oxidoreductase — MDLNLAGRKVLITGVGDGIGRELALAFGKEGARVAGCARTTERLQALEKEIEGDGHLFQYADLMQKDDLERFFWFAVEQLDGLDVLVNNVGSITKMATFFELTDDDWQEAFDINLMPAVRLCRLAVAELKKSKSPCILNISSIAGNHPTGIFPHYAAMKAGMSNLTVSLAHTLAPDGIRVNTVAPGPVWTRSWEFEAEAGAKSSGKSKEEKIEEIKQSTAQEVPLKRIGVPADVTGLTLFLASDLASWITGAHYTIDGGIVSNPF, encoded by the coding sequence ATGGATTTGAATCTGGCAGGACGCAAAGTCCTGATCACAGGGGTGGGAGACGGCATCGGCCGCGAACTGGCGCTGGCATTCGGAAAAGAAGGCGCGCGCGTCGCCGGGTGCGCCCGCACCACCGAACGCCTGCAGGCGCTGGAAAAGGAAATCGAAGGCGACGGTCACCTGTTCCAGTACGCCGACCTCATGCAGAAGGACGACCTGGAACGCTTCTTCTGGTTTGCGGTGGAGCAGCTGGACGGACTCGACGTGCTGGTCAACAATGTCGGTTCCATCACGAAAATGGCGACATTCTTCGAACTCACCGACGACGACTGGCAGGAGGCGTTCGACATCAACCTCATGCCCGCCGTTCGCCTGTGCCGGTTGGCGGTGGCGGAGCTGAAAAAATCAAAGTCTCCCTGCATCCTCAACATCTCGTCAATCGCGGGCAACCATCCAACCGGAATCTTCCCGCATTACGCTGCCATGAAGGCGGGGATGTCCAACCTCACCGTGTCGCTGGCCCACACCCTCGCTCCGGACGGCATCCGTGTCAACACCGTCGCGCCGGGCCCGGTGTGGACACGTTCCTGGGAATTCGAAGCCGAGGCTGGCGCCAAAAGTTCGGGCAAGAGCAAGGAAGAAAAAATTGAAGAGATCAAGCAGTCCACGGCGCAGGAAGTGCCGCTCAAACGCATCGGCGTGCCGGCGGACGTCACCGGTCTCACTCTGTTCCTCGCCTCGGATCTGGCGTCGTGGATCACCGGCGCGCACTACACCATCGACGGCGGCATCGTCAGCAACCCGTTTTGA
- a CDS encoding NAD-dependent epimerase/dehydratase family protein codes for MTEIAIVTGSSGMVGSEAVEFLLGQGFYVHGVDNDMRSVYFGEQASTVWNEQRMTQTYDSYSHHSVDIRDRANMERLFKTYGKDTKLIVHSAAQPSHDWAAEQAMTDFTVNANGTLVLLELARLHCPDAVFIYMSTNKVYGDRPNSFPFVEEETRWELESKHPYYAHGIDESMSIDECMHSLFGVSKLSGDLMVQEFGRYFGMKTACFRAGCLTGSAHSGTEMHGFLSYLMMCTMKKTSYKVYGYQGKQVRDNIHSSDTVSALYQFYKRPGVGKVYNLGGGRHSNCSVLEAIRMCEEISGNKLNWEYVDTARAGDHIWWISDVTRFKTDYPEWDYKYTLQQTLQEIHDGLRKRI; via the coding sequence ATGACAGAGATTGCGATTGTGACCGGATCCAGCGGCATGGTCGGCTCCGAGGCCGTTGAGTTTCTGCTGGGTCAGGGATTTTATGTGCACGGCGTGGACAACGACATGCGTTCGGTCTATTTCGGCGAACAGGCCTCCACCGTCTGGAACGAACAGCGTATGACCCAGACTTACGACTCCTACTCCCACCACTCCGTGGACATCCGCGACCGCGCCAATATGGAGCGGTTGTTCAAGACCTATGGCAAGGACACCAAGCTCATCGTTCATTCCGCTGCGCAACCGTCGCACGACTGGGCGGCGGAGCAGGCGATGACCGACTTCACGGTCAACGCCAACGGCACGCTGGTCCTGCTGGAACTGGCCCGGCTGCATTGCCCGGATGCCGTTTTCATTTACATGTCCACCAACAAGGTGTACGGCGACCGGCCGAATTCCTTTCCCTTCGTGGAAGAAGAAACGCGCTGGGAGCTGGAAAGCAAGCATCCCTACTACGCCCACGGCATCGATGAGAGCATGAGCATCGACGAATGCATGCACAGTCTGTTCGGCGTGTCCAAACTGTCGGGCGATTTGATGGTGCAGGAATTCGGCCGCTACTTCGGAATGAAGACGGCGTGTTTCCGCGCGGGGTGCCTCACCGGATCCGCGCACTCCGGGACGGAGATGCATGGCTTTCTTTCCTACCTGATGATGTGCACCATGAAGAAAACGTCCTACAAGGTATACGGCTATCAGGGCAAGCAGGTGCGCGACAACATCCACAGCAGTGACACCGTTTCGGCGCTTTACCAGTTTTACAAGCGGCCGGGCGTGGGCAAGGTCTACAACCTGGGCGGCGGGCGCCACAGCAACTGCTCGGTGCTGGAGGCGATCCGGATGTGCGAGGAAATTTCAGGCAACAAGCTGAATTGGGAATACGTGGACACGGCCCGGGCGGGCGACCACATCTGGTGGATCAGCGACGTCACCCGCTTCAAAACCGATTATCCCGAATGGGATTACAAATACACCCTGCAACAGACCCTCCAGGAAATCCACGACGGCCTGCGCAAGCGGATTTAA
- a CDS encoding phosphomannomutase/phosphoglucomutase, which translates to MNPQIFREYDIRGLVEQDLAPENVELIGKAIGTYFRRHNKKTLSLGWDIRTSSKEFRVILTRALNATGCDVIDIGMVPTPVAYYSLHKLDVDGGVMITGSHNPPEFNGFKISFEKHSLYGQRIQELKALIDNKDFETGSGSAREQDIKPDYMDHIAGLIEIRRPIKVVLDGGNGCFGIVGPELIRRLGVESIEQFCEPDGTFPNHHPDPTVAKYMESLMARVKKEKAHLGIGFDGDADRIGVVDDKGNLLWGDQLLILFARDLLKRHPGTAVVGEVKCSRNLFEDIKKHGGQPHMSAAGHSLIKKKMQETKALLAGEMSGHMCFADSYFGFDDAIYAACRMLEIVANTGQPVSEMLADLPVMHNTPEIRIDCPDDLKFKLVKEVTEIFRARYNVIDIDGVRIEFDEGWGLLRASNTQPVLVLRFEATNKEKLNEYQQLVSAELEKYKPDVNFTPVPA; encoded by the coding sequence ATGAACCCTCAAATCTTCCGTGAATACGACATCCGGGGCCTGGTGGAGCAGGACCTTGCACCCGAAAACGTCGAGTTGATCGGCAAGGCCATCGGCACCTATTTCCGGCGCCACAACAAAAAGACCTTGTCACTGGGATGGGATATTCGCACCAGTTCCAAAGAGTTCCGCGTCATCCTGACCCGGGCCCTGAATGCGACCGGATGCGATGTCATCGACATCGGCATGGTGCCGACGCCGGTCGCCTATTACTCCCTTCACAAACTGGACGTCGATGGCGGGGTGATGATCACCGGCAGCCACAACCCGCCAGAATTCAACGGGTTCAAAATCAGCTTCGAAAAGCACAGCCTGTACGGCCAGCGCATCCAGGAGTTGAAGGCACTGATCGACAACAAGGATTTTGAGACCGGGAGCGGAAGCGCCCGGGAACAGGACATCAAGCCGGATTACATGGACCACATTGCCGGCTTGATCGAAATCCGGCGTCCGATCAAGGTGGTGCTGGACGGAGGCAACGGCTGTTTCGGCATCGTCGGCCCCGAACTCATCCGTCGCCTCGGCGTGGAAAGCATCGAGCAGTTCTGCGAACCGGACGGCACGTTTCCGAACCACCATCCCGATCCCACCGTGGCCAAATACATGGAAAGCCTGATGGCCCGCGTGAAAAAAGAAAAGGCGCATCTGGGCATCGGCTTCGACGGCGACGCCGACCGCATCGGCGTGGTGGACGACAAGGGCAACCTGCTGTGGGGCGATCAACTGCTCATCCTGTTCGCCCGCGACCTGTTGAAACGCCACCCCGGCACGGCGGTGGTGGGCGAGGTGAAGTGCTCGCGCAACCTGTTCGAGGACATCAAGAAACATGGCGGGCAACCGCACATGTCCGCCGCCGGCCATTCGCTCATCAAAAAAAAGATGCAGGAGACGAAGGCCCTGCTTGCAGGCGAGATGAGCGGCCACATGTGTTTCGCCGATTCCTACTTCGGCTTCGACGACGCCATCTACGCCGCCTGCCGCATGCTGGAGATCGTCGCGAACACCGGCCAACCCGTTTCCGAAATGCTCGCCGACCTGCCCGTCATGCACAACACGCCGGAAATCCGCATCGATTGCCCCGACGACCTGAAATTCAAACTGGTGAAGGAAGTGACCGAAATCTTTCGCGCACGCTACAATGTGATCGACATCGACGGCGTGCGCATCGAGTTCGATGAAGGCTGGGGCCTGCTCCGCGCATCCAACACGCAGCCGGTGCTGGTGCTCCGATTCGAGGCGACAAACAAGGAAAAACTCAACGAGTACCAGCAGCTGGTGAGCGCCGAACTCGAAAAATACAAACCCGATGTCAACTTCACCCCGGTGCCCGCATGA
- a CDS encoding VOC family protein has translation MKYAHTRFRVSNMDASLKFYRDVLGMKVVEESTSPRGSKLVFLQFPENDAELELCSFPDSGNVSVPEDLVHLAFEVDDLDVWMKRLKEGGAPITEGPTESRSGSRFLFTEDPDKYEIEIIQRGKP, from the coding sequence ATGAAGTACGCTCACACACGGTTCCGCGTATCCAACATGGACGCGTCGCTGAAATTCTATCGCGACGTGCTGGGAATGAAAGTGGTTGAGGAATCGACTTCGCCGCGCGGCTCGAAGCTGGTGTTTCTGCAGTTCCCGGAAAACGACGCCGAGTTGGAGTTGTGCTCGTTTCCCGACAGCGGCAACGTCTCCGTTCCCGAAGACCTCGTTCATCTTGCGTTCGAGGTGGACGACCTGGATGTGTGGATGAAACGTTTGAAGGAAGGCGGCGCGCCCATCACCGAAGGCCCCACCGAAAGCCGCAGCGGCTCGCGATTTCTCTTCACCGAGGACCCGGACAAGTACGAAATCGAGATCATTCAGCGCGGAAAACCCTGA
- the amrB gene encoding AmmeMemoRadiSam system protein B — translation MLRQPAVSGRFYPDRPQALIKEVKSHLSGDRTAVRALGVVAPHAGFMYSGDVAGSVYERIEIPERILLIGPNHTGRGRPVAIQSHGAWVMPMGDVQIDTELAAAIRKHLPGVEEDDDAHENEHSLETQLPFLQYFKQPFKFVPLCLKRLSLNDCQKVGHALARSIEEVGEPVLVVASSDMTHYESHESASLKDRRAIDRMLDLDAAGLHTTVHNERITMCGVNPATVMLTTVQDLGAKQAVLSRYMTSGEVSGDMDSVVGYAGVIVT, via the coding sequence CCAGGCGTTGATCAAGGAAGTCAAAAGCCATCTGTCAGGCGACCGCACTGCCGTGCGTGCGCTGGGGGTGGTGGCGCCGCACGCGGGCTTCATGTACTCCGGTGACGTCGCGGGATCGGTGTACGAGCGCATCGAGATTCCCGAACGCATCCTTCTTATCGGACCCAACCACACGGGCCGCGGCCGGCCCGTCGCAATCCAGTCCCACGGCGCGTGGGTCATGCCCATGGGCGACGTACAGATCGACACCGAACTCGCCGCCGCCATCAGGAAACACCTGCCCGGCGTCGAGGAAGATGACGACGCGCACGAAAACGAGCATTCCCTGGAAACGCAACTGCCCTTCCTCCAGTATTTCAAACAACCCTTCAAATTCGTGCCTCTCTGCCTGAAACGGCTCAGCCTCAATGATTGCCAGAAGGTGGGCCACGCGCTGGCGCGGTCGATTGAGGAGGTGGGCGAACCGGTACTGGTGGTGGCAAGCTCGGACATGACGCATTACGAATCGCACGAAAGCGCGTCGCTCAAGGATCGCCGGGCCATTGACCGGATGCTGGATCTCGATGCCGCGGGATTGCATACCACTGTGCACAACGAGCGCATCACCATGTGCGGGGTCAATCCCGCCACCGTTATGCTGACCACGGTGCAGGACCTGGGCGCGAAACAGGCGGTGCTCAGCCGCTACATGACGTCAGGGGAGGTGAGCGGTGATATGGACAGCGTGGTGGGGTATGCCGGGGTGATCGTGACCTGA